GCACAGAAGGTGCATGTGAGAACATGACGGATTGAGCCCTCTCAAAAGTTCCCGGGGCTCACGGTTCGTCGTGTAGTCGCTCGGGGCCAGAAGGAAGCGCCTgtggcgaggaggcgtcggGCGTCAAAcgccttttttctctgctggGGTCTGTGTCTGTTTAGGTTTTCGACCGCGTTCGGCTCGCAGAGCAGCTGGTGCAGTTTTTCGGGCCCGGAGACCTgggggcctcgcgcccgacGGCCCCGGGGCTCCCGGTCTGGGGCCTTGAGCAGGGCAGTCTCCTTCCCGTTCTCTCGgatgcgcagcagcgggtAAGTAGCACGTAGAGAAATCACGCGCGAGTCatgcggcgaggagaccttTGTGACGGGCGGGACCTTTGTCTCGCGCTGcactgcggcgcagcgtgAATTTACAgctgcgttttctcgcaCGCTCTTGTGTTCGTGGACGCGGCGTTGGTGTCTTGCGTTTCGGTCTCTGTAGGTGCCGCTGGATGCTTCTCTGGATCTTTCCAAGCCTTTCTTCGACTaccggcgcctgcagcagtcTCCGCTGGGCCCTGCAGGGGCGGCCGCCCAGGCGTCTCCGACTGCCGCGCAGGGCCTCTGGGCTTCAGGCTCGGACCCCGCGGGGGCGGCCGGGGAGGTGTCCCCGCTGGGGGGGGCTGGTgccctgcgggcgccgggcGAGAACGGGACGGTTCCGGCCGCGGGGCTTGGGTTGGGCGCCGCATccggcgcgccgaagaagaagaagttCGAAGTGATTCGCGAGGCGATCGCGCCGAGCCAGACGGCAACGTCGCCTCAGGCAGCGGCTGTGCAAGGGGCGCGGCCGGggtcgtcgctctccgcgctgcagacCGTGTCTCGCACCCAGGGAGCAGACCGCGACGCTttggcggcgtctctgcagagcgcggagattagaggcggcgcagacggcgcgcggggcggggAAGGcaggggcgagcggcgggaTGGTAAGTGTCTCTTtccggcggagagcgcgttGGAGGCGGGCCTGCCGGTGCCTCTCGCGATGCAGCTGCAactccgcgcgaggctgtgGCAGTGCTGTGCGAAGGACCAAGCCCTCCGCGTGTTCGCGTGCGTCGGCGAGGCACTCGGTCCCACCGCGCCCGAcgagccgcctgcgctctcgctggcgctctgCTGCGAACGGGCCTTCGAGGAGGAGCCgactgcgcaggcggaggtCGTTgaggtcgccctcgccgttcgcgacgccggcgagctgcgcctccccGCGCAAATCCCCCTCGCCGCTGACGTGAAAAAACGAAGTCCGCGCGTCGTTGTCAAGGTGAGATCATGCAGAGGAagcctgaagaagagagcgcagagaaggaggcacGCGAGAAAATGCAGAGAATGCAAGGGCGCAAGAGAGTGCACAAAAGTAACGCATcgactgcggcagcgccagggACGAAGGAAGCGCGGCTCACGCCCTAATACCCGTAGGCCGGggccctgctgcgcctgcgaagagccgcagacgcgtttTTCGGCGCGGCGATCTCGCTAGCTGGCGCCGAGCTCTGTCTCGTTTTTTGTGGGCTTTCTTCTCACACGTGGtcgcgtttttctgtttGCCTATCGGCTTCCTCACTCAGCCCGCAAgtttcgcctcgccgctctgtTGCACTTCGACTGTGGAGCTTCGCGACTGGGAGATCGAGGGACATATTCTCTACAAGGCAGTAGCTGAGccttccgcagccgccggcttTTCGCTTCTCGACGGAGACAGCAAccccggcgacggcgacgcgtctcTTCAACTCTCTCACCAGGAGAGATCCACGCGCTTCGCGATTCAAATCCCCGCCACCGTTGCCCTCCTGCCGCTTCATTTGACAGAAGACCAactcgcctccttcctcgcggtGAGCAGCCGCGAGAACGACTTTCAAACATGCATAGCCCTTCTCCCGCGGCCACTATTGAAGCCGACACGCGGCGCTTGAAGCTTGCAACCTCGATCTTCAtagacgaagaaggagatAACtttgtacatatatatgtgtagatGCATGCACAGGTGCCTGTGTCGCAAAGGGACGGAGCATTTGCGAGAGTGTATGGAGCTAGTGAAAGTCTTCTTGAAGGCCCCTCTCCATAGCCGCTTGCCAGTCTCTCTGTGCCGGCAGATTTTCACATACATGCGTATAACTGtgtatacatagatataaTTGTTTATGTTGCATGCACTCGCGTTTAAGTTGCGGATGGGATTTTGCGAGGTGTGCGGTGTGTGTTGtgtgcagcgcgaggcggggtCCATTTCTGTGCAGCACAGCGACCGGCTGTCCgtgcggccgcggtcgctcggTTCGGCAGCCGGAGCAGACACGTGGAGTAtctgtctgcgcggcgaggtttcgtcgcctctcgccgcgctgcagtaCTTGCGCGTCGTAGCTTGCCTGGCGAACatgtctctgctgcctcagcAGCCActgccttcgtctgcggGTGCCGGCGGCGTGCTCAAGTGTCTGCTGGTGGCGCGGCTGTACacgcccgacgccgcgcatGAGCTTCAGCGGAAACTGGAGAAGATTGAGGCCGGAGAGCTCGCGGAgagctccgtcgccgcgctgcagagcggcCTCGGGGCGGGGGTCGACGGACGTGGCGTGGTCGTTGCTTTCATTGCATGCGCATCCTCCGCGGACccaggcggcgagggcgagaacGCAGCGCTGCAGTTCCGTGTCaacacgcgcagcgcgagcgccgcgtgcagcgaGGCCGTCTGCCGACAACTCTGCAGGCTCATCGAGGAGACCGTCGCCGGGCGCCTCCACGTCTTCACCGAGTGAAGCAAGCATCGCGGACAACCCCACGCAATCGCTGATATTTTATATACACACACTGCACTTTTGAAGACATGCAGGAGGCCACTGCTTGTAAATTCcgtatccatatatatatgtctagaTATAGGCATATTTAAATGCATGGGTGCATTGCGGAGGAAGGGGGCaccgaggaggacggcgggtCTTGTGTGGCGAAAAAAAGACTGGCAGCCGTCGAGGGGAGACTCCATGCAGTTCCCCCTGAGAGGCGCATGAGAGACGCGATTTGAGTTCGAAAGCACGAGAAGGCCCCAGATTTATCTAGCTATCTATCTACAAGCTGCGGCGAGACCAAGGGCTAGACGGCGTCTCCGGAGTGTTTTAGACATCCAGCGAGGAGGATGTCGTGTTCGCGGGTCCGCCGGAAACCGGGCTGTTGGTGGCGAGCAGTGGCAGCAGCAGAGTTCAACGGCGTCTTTGTGACTTTGTTAGTTTGTTCAAGTCGGAAGGGGCGACTTCCTCTCGAGACCGCGGCTCTTGTGCTCGAACGCATGCGGGGGTCGAGCTCCCATTTTTCTCAAAGTATGCCCCGTTCGAGGAAGCGTGTTGTGTGGCGTCTGTCGACTTTCGGGACGAACAGGGGCGCTGCTCTCCAGTTGTTCTTCTTTTCGTCTCAGCGCTTGTTCTTTCCTGTGCGGAGCTGATAGGACATCCGCAGccgccccccttcccccccccgccaTGTTGCCTCTTTCGCAAAACTTGCgactttctctctctctctgcaccgCCCTACTTAgagagctgctgccggcTCAGGTTCCTTTGCTTTCCAGCTGACTTTGCATTTTCACCACCCTAgatacatttatatatatatatatagagagagagagaatgcTACATACATAGAATAGGTATTGGGATAGATAGGGGCATACCCACATGGGATTTATATTTACAGTCGccagacatatatatatgtatgtatctggTTCCTTGAGGTATCATACCTCTCGTACAGATACATGTCGACATGCGATTTGGATCCAAAGTCGACAGAAACATATGAATACTGGTTTCGATGAGACATcggtctcttcgtcttctagATTAGTTTCCAACTGGCTCCCGCGATGTCGGctcacgcaggcgcctgtGCGCAATATCTCTCCACGCCCTTGcgcgtggcggaggcgccgcagacatcCACGCGCAGGATTGTAGAGCGCCCTGTTCGCTGGCTTTGTTGCCCTCGTTGATTGCTTGCGCGGGCTGTGAGGAGCTGTTAGCTCCAAGAAACCCAGAATACCCCCTAGTTGTGTGAACTAGGCGGGGTGTGCGCCAGACCCTCCTGTCAGGGGGGGCAAGTTCGCCAAAGCGTTTTTTGGCTCTCATCTACGCTCTGTTCGCTAGCAGCGGCAGCAACCCTGAACTGAATGCAGACAGCGTTGTACAGGAAATATTTGGCGTTCCACAATGGAGTGCAGAGGCGGGGTAAGCAACGCGGACACGCGGCCGCTGTACCGGCGCGACCCGCAACTAACTACCTGCGCAATTGCAGAGGCCAGAACCTCGCGCACCACACGCGTGAATCCACTCGTGTCACAAAGAATTTACGTCAGTTGTCTGCCCGATAAGTCTTATTTTGTGGAAGATTGTAGATTCCCAGAAATCCGTCTTCTCTTGTATGCACGGGGCCTAGTGTTCAGGTGACCTACCACgctcgcgccgaggcgcggcagaaTGGTGCCTCGAAGTTTTCTTGCTTCCTGCTTCGCGCATCTCCCAGGTAAAAAATGGATCGAGAGACACGTAAAGCAGGTTTTACCCTGCTTTTCGCTCGTGCGCGGCAACGAATGTTTTCGTTCCTCTTTTGGTTTGAATGACTTCCGCAGATTCGGCGGCGAGAGTGGAGTGCAGACCGCAGAGGGGAGTTTGCATGGATGCGCCTTGCCGTTGCGGATCCAGACAACCCCCTGACGCTGCAAATCGCCCTTCCGGCTGTCTAACTTGCGCACCAAAGGATTTGGAACACAATTGTAGAAGGAAGCACTACACGCAAACGATATAAATTTACACCTACGGGGCAGCGCTGGCAACCGCCGCCGCTAGGTAGAGCAGGGGTCTCAAACGTTTGATGCCGTGACCCGGGATCGAACCAGGGACCTTCAGATCTTCAGTCTGACGCTCTCCCAACTGAGCTATCACGGCTGGATGGTGGCTCGCGATCCCTTCTGTGTCTAGCAGCCTAAATCCGTGTGAACTACGGGAGCCGGCGtaccgcagagagcgagtgCGCGAAGTAAGAGTTGTGCTGAGACAGCAGAATGCTGAAGGCAGCACGAGAAAAGGCAGAATACCCCATCGGTCGCTATGTGGGGACAACGGAGCAAGGCCTCGCTATACTCTCTGTCATGAACGCCTGCTGTGTACGGAGGATAGTGTAACTTTTTTGTACCAGCTAATATTGGTGATTCGGACGTCGTTCTCTCAAGAGAGACTCGTCAGCAGTCCACTCGCTCTCGCTAGGCGCGAACCTCGCACTAGTTTCTCAGATCCCGAAGAGGTGACCGATGATCCAGGACTATGAAGCTCAACGCGAGTTGACAGAGGCATTATAGTTTTTACAATAGTGAAGATGACTGTGCGACAAGCCCCACTACACACACCGAAAGAGTGAGCGGCATTAGCAGCGCGTGAGTGATGCTAGTGCGGATGTCtagcagcgaggccgccccTATCTCAGAGTCTCATCACAGAGGCTGCCGCATCGCGGGGCGCCAGCGGACGAACCTACCTCCCTGGGCGCTGCCGTCCCTCCAGCTGAGATCCCTTTCGCGGGAGCGCCTCGCCCAAAAACCTGGCGACGCCCGACTTTCATTGTCGGCGACATTCAAGTTGTGAATCACTTCCCGCCGCCCCGCACACCCCCCCACCAGACACATCTTTCGCGGCAAAGAGAGCGCCGTACAGCACCTCACCTGGAGGTTCAGGACTCTGATCGCCACGCGGCCGCCCACTCTCCCTCGCGGACGAGCTCAACTCGCACATTAGGTAGAGCGAGGAAACGCTGTTCGCATCTCGGTCGCTGACAGGCAAGTCACTGTCCCCCGTTCTCCTTCTCGAGGAGAGCCGCACGCTGCACTTGCGGCAGCGTGTCGCGTCGCTTGCGCAGAACGCGGTCAAGCGCCTTGAACAGATCAGTGCGGAAGACGTTCAGCGTGGAGCGATAGAACGTCGGCATTagcaggcgccgcttcttGCGGTCGCCGCTCCTGGTCGTCTGCGGCTTGTCCGCTTTGCGCTCGTCTGtttccttcgcttcctctcgcggtccctcctcttcttcctgcgccCTGTAGTAGAAAGGCCCGCTCGCCGGCCCCTCCTGCGTGGGATCGGACTCGTACTCGAAGGCTTGGAGAACCATTTCGAATTTGTCGATGTCGAACACGAActtcgcctcctcggagGTTcctgcacacacgcgcgccacGCCAGGAATTCAACGAGCCTCGCTGACAATCCGATGCACGTCGCGAAgcgggcgcgccagcgaaAGAGGACGCTCCCTcccgcgacagccgcccAGCTGACACCCGAGTGCGGGAAACCGCCTCACGCATACACCGCACTCCAGGTATCGTCTCCAGGAAAAGCATAAACACAGAAAGGGCGCCCACACGCGCGCAGATGTATTTTTTAGTGTCCTACTGTAATAAACAATACTTTTGTATGAAAATTTATAAACGTTACAGAGTTACTTCTCAACACTATCTAGATGCGCCGTGCGTGGCGTCTGAAAGCTCGTTGCCCCGCCGCAAACtctggcgcgcgctgccAAGATGAAGTCCtgaaggacgcgcgagacgcgtcAAATCACCCTGAATCCTGAGCAGCAGGCATGCACGGCCACACTCCTCTCACCCGCTTCGTAGTCTTCCCACAGCGAGCGGATTTCCTCCCCGACAGCCAGCAGCGGACTGGCGGCTTCTGCCGCGACCTCCTGCTCGGGCTTGCGGCACACGTCGCACGAAAGGAGAGatgagacgccggcgaagggcAGTGGGCGGAGAATGGCCTGCAaagcctctcgctcgcgcttccttttctcttctgcggaGACGCCACAGTGCGGCGTGAtgtcgcccgcgagcgcctccgcgaggtcATGCACAAGCGCCATCTTGATACACCTGCGGCGAGGAAACGACACACTCCAGCGAATGGGATGCTTCCCGCTTTCTTGCTAGGTTCACGGATGTATGTGAGGGCATATGAAACAGCTgcagtatatatatgaatgtaAATACGCATATATGTGCGGAGCCCGCAGAGCTTCTACCGAGCCTGTGGTAGGACTACGacctcgcctctgcagaggcccgcgcagAGGGTCCCCGCCGTTCCCGCCCTTCTATCCCTTTGCAAAGCCTCTTCGTCTCACTTATTTCTGTCGAGCTTTTTCTCTTGAATCAGCTTGGCAGACTGCGGGTCAGCGCCGATGAGGAAAGCGCAGATGCCGGCGCGGAACGAATGCTCAGCGACGGTCTCAGGATCTCGAACTTCGCTCAGGACCCAGCCGGTCCGTTTCAGCTTCTTCAGCCTGCCGACTGTCAATAGAAAGTTCAAGAGGGAGCAGTAGCATGGCTGctcgggcgctgcagcggccgaaTCGGGCGACGCTGCCATTGTGTCTGCTTCTTTGAAAGTAAAAAAcgctggagaaggcgcgtGAAGAGGCACGCAGAGCGGGCGGTCTGACAGCTGTGAAGGGGTGCGATATGCCGACAAAGATACGGGAGAAGGCTGAACAAGCGCTTCATACATTCAAGAATGAACGAGCTGGGGCCAGGTTAGATCGGCGTACACTGCGCGAGTGCGGACTTTCTTTTGTAGTTAAGTGCCAACAACATGAGGGTCGCAGAGACAAGCCCGAGGTGGTGATGAACAACGCCGCAAAGGGTCGCACGCACGGCCGGCACGCCACAGGGGAACGCAGCTTGGGAATTCTGAGACCCGGGAAAAGAAAGACGCGGAAAATAGTGCCAAGAAAAAACTAATGAGCAGGTTTCGTGGAAAGCGACATAACACTTTCGCCTGCTGATCTCTGCCCGAtgcctcgccgcagggcaCCCGCGCGAGGGAGTCACGGAAATATGGACTCTACTCGGACTTCGAGCGCCACACTGTTGACAAATGTGGACAGGCGTCTCCTAAAGAGTTAGGAATATGTTAATTCCCAGAACAAAGACGATCGAAGTAGGTTTCGCGAGTAACCGGGAACCCAGAGAGacgtgtacgtacactcgGAGTGCGTCttttcgctgcggcgcccgcggggtgAGACAAGACTTTCTGCAAGTTGCTGCCAATGGCGCGAACGGCCCTTCTGTTAGAAAAATCCCCTTTGGTTCTACATGTGGTAGCGCGAAGCGAACGTGCGATGAACAGATCGAAAGCGCGATTCGTTTTCTTAAGAAGCAAAGCGGGCGCGATTCACAGCGCCGTATCCGGTGACTCGCGCCGGTGCCGAGAGCCCTAGCGGCTGTCTGTCCGAATCTCCGACGCTTGGCGACCTGTCCTTCCTTCTAgaaggccgcgaggaagcaaaCATACTGAAACCTGTGGCTCTACGGCCTGCTCCTGAGAGCGAACGGATTCGGGAGCCACAGTGCCCTCTTCGGTACCGAAGTGAATGGCAGCTCAGTCGTCGCGAGTTCTCTTCTCGTCCGATGTGTGCATGCCTGGCTAATCGCCGTCGCTCGTTGTCGCACGCTGCTGCTGACATCGTGGACTCTGAGGTCAGCCGGTGCAGCTAAACCTCTACTTTCTGAAGAGTTTGTTTTGTGGTGTTGTTGCAGCCGTAAGCGTGCGTCAGACATGCCgttctgctgcctctcttcGTCCCGCCTTCCCTCCCCGTGTCTCTCATCCGTCACGCACGCGAAGTAGCTTGGCGGGCGCGTGACTGGGCTGCAGAGGGGGCACTCGGGGACAGCCGTGAAGCCAAAGCTCACGTTAACAGCATTCGTGAAGGTTTCCAGGTAGTTGACAAGTCTCTTTTTAGTAGAATCGCGTAGACCGGAGGCCAGTTGTTTCCACTTTCCGGGCTTGCGCCGCCGggcacgccgcgcgacgtCTCTTGTCTTGTCCTCACTGACCCACGAAGATTTTTTCCGCAAGAGAACGCAGTGTGCGATTTTTTCCAAATTAGACGCCTATCCTCGCTTCCGGGTTCGCTGCGCTGACAGGAATCTCGTCTGGTGACGCAGAAAAAGTCTGCAACGCACGTGCAGTCCGTGGCTTACAACAGCGGAAAGAGTTTTTGGCAGGTCCCTTGCCTCCTCCCGGCCCCGTGGAGTGAGTGCATTGGACGCACACGGGAGGGGGCGCTGCGTCTAGTCACTCTGACTGATTTTGAGCAGCAGATAAAAGGCGAGCCCCTTCTTCTCTTGTGAGAGGATGTTGACCTGAGAGTGGACTCCATTCCCTACGTACCTGTCGCCTCGCGAAGCGACGCCAACGATGCAGTTGTTTCCTTCACCCGctcgcgcgttcgccgtctccgcttttCGTTTTCCGCAAATCAGCCATCAGTCTACTGGCCTCTCCTTTTCCTGTTGGCACTTTCTTGTTCACTCTCTTCGCCCGTTCTCAGAGTGCACAGCCAGTCTCCATGGAAGATCAAtcgcctgcagctgtgcagctgcaggcctcgcagtggggcgcggacgcggcctctccgtccGCCACCTCCCTCGCGAGCGACACCCCTCGTCTTTTTCctgcgtctttctcttcttcttcgcaaGCCTCCGCATCCTCGTTGGGGTATTCgcccttttcttcttcttcttcccttgcgtctctcgcgtcggcgcctttTTCGCAGCCCAGCCCCGGCGggtcggcgctcgcgctccacgCATCAGCCCccctttctttctctgcacTTGCGGCTTCGTCCGCGACCTCGCCCTTCCcgttcgcggccgcctcgcgagtctctctccctggcgccgctgcgccgcccgctccGAGCCGCTCCGCCCCGCTCGTCGAGACCCGTGTGCGGGTCGAAGCCCCGCCAAGCCCCCCGGGGCCTCGTGACTGGCTGGGTGCGGcggccccccgcgcccggcAGCCGCCCTTCTGGGTCCctgcgggagaggcgagccccgcggcgagccgcgacggggccaggcggagccgcgacgaggccaggcggaggcgcgagcgggacggcggccgcgccgagcgggcagagtctccgccgccggtcgccgccgcggagccccgaGTTCCCGcttcccgcggcgccgccgcgctgccggaggCTGACCGGCGGTTGGTGGTGCCGCTGCCCTCCTACgtcttcgcggcgggcggagaagccgcgaagactgcgaaggaggagcccgagccgcggtcgcgagccagaggcgcgagggcctgcggcggagacgatTCGCTGAATGCCCCCCACGAGTGCCCTATCTGCACCGAGAGCTTCGGATGCGATGAGATGCACAGACCGAAGGTGCTGACCTGCGGtaagcagcgcgaggcgaagacctCGGCCGCTGGCGGTCCGCGAGGCCCTCTGTGCCTCAAGGAGCTCGTCCCTGTCTCTACGCTTCTGCAGGTTTCGTTTTTTGATGCGTTCCCATGCATCCGTTGAGATTCACAAATCTCTATGCGCTGCCATCAGTCGATACTCTGTGTATCCCTACAGGCGTAATTATCTATTTATCTATCTACTTGTATCTGTGTACGGCTATTCACCTATATCCTTTATTCATCAGTCTCTCTCTATGTATCTTcctatatctatgtatagCTAAGTTCTCTCTATCTTTATCTATCGCTCTATATCtgtcccctcccccccccgccgcccgcctcttcTTGCAAGCTTAGTTGCACCTCTCTACAACTGCTGATCCCTTGGCGcgtccctccccctcccccatCGCATGCAGTCCCGTTCCGCGTTCCCCCTCTTGCGGGTCATGGATCCGTGCAGGGCGCGATGTCGagtgtgcgcggcgcgctgttTCTCGATGTTCGCCTCCTCAGGGCACACGATGTGCTTCTCGTGCATTCTGCGCATTCTGCCCAATAGCCGGGGCCTGTCCGTGATGGAGCTCCACCAGCAAGTCGTCGCGCGCTCGTCTTCCACCTCCGCGCCCTTGCccgctccgccgtcgcctgcgtccccgttttctgcgccgtccgcctcgccgcttgcgccggcgctcgctgcttcgGTCgacccgcccgcgccctcgcagtTCTTGGGCCTCttctcggcgcctccgccggtgtcgcctgcgccgcgcgaggccgccccgccgcagggcgcgcgcggcgctgcttggCACGCGTTGTCGCAGCCGCACTTCCAGTTTCCGTCCtttgcggcgcctctcgcgccgtcgact
Above is a window of Besnoitia besnoiti strain Bb-Ger1 chromosome Unknown contig00007, whole genome shotgun sequence DNA encoding:
- a CDS encoding uncharacterized protein (encoded by transcript BESB_070530), with protein sequence MAASPDSAAAAPEQPCYCSLLNFLLTVGRLKKLKRTGWVLSEVRDPETVAEHSFRAGICAFLIGADPQSAKLIQEKKLDRNKCIKMALVHDLAEALAGDITPHCGVSAEEKRKREREALQAILRPLPFAGVSSLLSCDVCRKPEQEVAAEAASPLLAVGEEIRSLWEDYEAGTSEEAKFVFDIDKFEMVLQAFEYESDPTQEGPASGPFYYRAQEEEEGPREEAKETDERKADKPQTTRSGDRKKRRLLMPTFYRSTLNVFRTDLFKALDRVLRKRRDTLPQVQRAALLEKENGGQ